In a genomic window of Stegostoma tigrinum isolate sSteTig4 chromosome 43, sSteTig4.hap1, whole genome shotgun sequence:
- the LOC132206777 gene encoding gastrula zinc finger protein XlCGF8.2DB-like produces the protein MEGNSTVQSGEKLYMCSVCGQDFGQSSGLSRHKCRHTGEKPWKCEDCGKGFRSPSELETHQRCHTGERPFTCSKCQKGFTRLSTLLSHQRVHTGERPFICSECGKGFSRLYHLLTHQRIHTGERPFTCSVCAKGFTQFSSLLIHQRVHTGERPFTCSECGKGFTNSSNLLEHQRIHTDERPFKCTECGKCYKSSGELISHQHVHTDERPFTCSHCGTAFKTASGLTKHQRAHSGEKPFTCSECGKGFTQSSNLWKHQRVHTGEKPFTCSECGKGFAESFTLLRHQQIHTGERPYTCPQCGKGFKHSSNLLTHQRVHK, from the coding sequence atggaaggaaacAGCACTGTCCAGAGTGGGGAGAAACTGTACATGTGTTCTGTGTGTGGACAAGACTTCGGCCAATCTTCCGGCCTGTCAAGACACAAATGCAGACACACTGgtgagaaaccatggaaatgtgaggattgtgggaagggattcagatCCCCTTCAGAGCTGGAAACCCATCAACGCtgtcacaccggggagaggccattcacctgctccaagtGTCAGAAGGGATTCACTCGGTTATCCACCCTGCTGTcacatcagcgagttcacaccggggagaggccattcatctgctcagAGTGTGGGAAGGGCTTCTCTCGGTTATACCACCTCCTGACACACCAGCggattcacactggagagagaccattcacctgctcagtgtgtgcaaagggattcactcagttcTCCAgcctgctgatacaccagcgggttcacactggagagaggccattcacctgctctgagtgtggAAAAGGTTTCACTAATTCATCCAACTTGTTGGagcaccagcgaattcacactgatgagagaccttttaaatgcacagagtgtgggaaatgcTACAAAAGTTCAGGGGAATTAATATCCCACCAGCACGTTCACACAGATGAGAGACCATTCACGTGTTCTCACTGTGGTACTGCATTCAAGACAGCGTCTGGCCTCACTAAACACCAGCGAGCTCACAGCGGGGAGAAACCGTTCACTTGCTCTGAgtgcgggaagggattcactcagtcatccaaccTGTGgaaacaccagcgagttcacactggggagaagccatttacctgctctgaatgtgggaagggattcgcTGAATCATTCACCCTGTTGagacaccagcaaattcacaccGGCGAGAGGCCGTATACCTGTCcccagtgtgggaagggattcaagCACTCATCCAACTTGCTGACACACCAGCGGGTTCACAAGTAA
- the LOC125449067 gene encoding zinc finger protein 239-like, giving the protein MEENGTVHIGEKPFTCSTCGQGFTQSSGLSKHKCSHSREKPWKCGDCGKGFISPSKVEIHRRIHTGERPFTCTKCRKGFTQLSDLLTHQRIHTGERPFTCSDCGKGFTQFTHLLTHQRVHSGEKPFTCSDCGKGFTQLSNVLRHQRVHTDKRPFKCPDCGKCYKSSEEQMSHQRVHTNERPFRCSHCGAGFKRSSQLTLHQRVHTGDRPFICATCGKGFTQLTHLLTHQRIHTGERPFACSECGKGFTQLTHLLTHQRSHTGEKPFTCSECGKGFTASSILQAHQRVHTDERPFRCSYCGTGFKHSSQLTVHQRLHTGERPFTCCECGKGFTQSSHLLRHQRVHK; this is encoded by the coding sequence ATGGAAGAAAACGGCACTGTTCACattggagagaaaccattcacatgttCTACGTGTGGACAAGGATTCACCCAATCGTCTGGCCTGTCAAAACATAAATGCAGCCACAGTAGGGaaaaaccatggaaatgtggagACTGTGGTAAGGGATTTATTTCCCCCTCAAAGGTGGAAATTCACCGgcgcattcacactggggagaggccgttcacctgcaCCAAGTGTAGGAAGGGGTTCACGCAGTTATCTGATCTGTTGACacaccagagaattcacactggggagaggccattcacctgctctgactgtgggaaaggttTCACTCAGTTCACCCACCTGttgacacaccagcgagttcacagtggggagaagccattcacctgttctgactGTGGAAAAGGATTCACTCAGTTGTCCAAtgtgctgagacaccagcgagttcacactgacaagagaccttttaaatgcccggATTGCGGGAAGTGCTATAAAAGTTCTGAGGAACAAAtgtcccatcaacgtgttcacaccaACGAGAGgccattcaggtgctctcactgtggggctggctTCAAGCGATCATCTCAACTCACtctacaccagcgagttcacactggagataGGCCGTTCATTTGCGCCacgtgtgggaagggattcactcagttaactcatctgctgacacaccagcgaattcacactggggagcgaccattcgcctgctctgagtgcggaaagggattcactcagctAACCCACCTGCTGACCCACCAGAGATCTCACACTGGGGaaaagccattcacctgctctgagtgtggCAAGGGATTCACTGCCTCATCCATTCTGCAggcacaccagcgagttcacacggACGAGAGGCCATTCAGGTGCTCTTACTGTGGGACAGGGTTCAAACACTCATCGCAACTCACTGTACACCAGCGtcttcacactggggagaggccattcacttgcTGTGAGTGTGgcaagggattcactcagtcatcccatCTACTGAGACATCAACGAGTTCACAAATAA
- the LOC125449078 gene encoding gastrula zinc finger protein XlCGF8.2DB-like, with protein sequence MEGESSVDKLTGDKPWKCVDCKAGFRYPSQLETHRRTHTGEKPYLCSVCQKRFTLSSNLLRHQQVHTDERPFRCSHCGSRFRRLSHLAAHQRTHTGERFTCSKCGKEFTRSSRLLKHQKIHTQPKQLTCPECGTGFTELFSLLSHQRVHAGERLFICSKCGKEFTHSSKLLSDQEVQTGKGPFTCPECGKEFTLLATLLTHQYVHSPPSTCPECLGDLLG encoded by the coding sequence atggaaggagaaagcagtgTTGATAAGCTCACTGGGGACAAACCATGGAAATGTGTGGACTGCAAGGCGGGATTCAGGTATCCATCTCAGCTGGAAACCCACCGACGtactcacactggagagaagccatACCTTTGCTCTGTCTGTCAGAAGAGATTCACCCTGTCATctaacctgctgagacaccaacaggttcacactgacgagagaccaTTCAGGTGTTCTCACTGTGGGAGTCGTTTCAGGCGATTGTCCCATCTCGCTGCACACCAGCGAACTCACACTGGGGAAAGGTTcacctgctccaagtgtgggaaaGAGTTCACTCGGTCATCCAGATTGCTGAAACACCAGAAAATTCACACTCAGCCGAAACAATTGACCTGCCCTGAATGTGGGACGGGATTCACTGAGTTGTTCTCCTTGCTGAgtcaccagcgagttcacgctggGGAGAGACTGTTTATATGTTCCAAGTGTGGCAAGGAGTTTACTCATTCATCCAAGCTGCTGTCAGACCAGGAAGTTCAAACTGGGAAGGGGCCTTTCACCTGTCCTGAGTGTGGAAAAGAATTCACTCTGTTAGCCACTCTGCTGACTCATCAGTATGTTCACTCCCCACCATCAACCTGCCCCGAGTGTCTGGGGGACTTGCTCGGTTAG